In Leptotrichia sp. OH3620_COT-345, the DNA window TTTTTGGCTTCACGTTCAGCTTGTTTTGCTGTTTCTTGAGCAGTTGTTACATTTTGATTTGTGATTAATAAATCTGATTGTTCAGCTTTTGTTGAAATTGCAATCCCTTGCCTGCTGACATCAGCTTGTAAGTTGTTCAAGTCTGTTTGATTGGCTTTAAGCTCAATATTGCTCTTGTTTGATTCAGTTTGAGCATGTAAGTCATTCAACTCACTACGCATTACTTGTGGCATATTTTCCAATAATAATTTTGTAAAATCATCAATCTTATTATTTACTTCTTGAGCTAAATCTGTAACCGTAGAATTATCTGATATAAACGTAAGGTTCTTGCTGACGATAACCTGCTCTTTATCTTCATTGAGAAGTATTAAGTTCGCTTCAATAACTCCAGTTTCTGTCATTTCGGTAGGAATTACTAAAATAAACTCTCCCTTAGTTAAGTTTTCAGGAGGAATCATAACAAAACCTGAATTACTGCTATTAGTATATTGATATGTAAGTTTTAATGAATGGCCAGTCAAATCAATTTCGCCTCCATTATCAAGTATTTTAATTGACAATGTTCTAGCGTTGACGTCGCCTTGCATTATTTGAATTGGTTGTGGGAAGCCTTTATTGACCGTATCCCATACAATCGCTCTATTTTTAAAATTATCTAAACTCATTAAAAAATACCATTATTGTTAATTTCAATCAAATG includes these proteins:
- a CDS encoding BppU family phage baseplate upper protein, which translates into the protein MSLDNFKNRAIVWDTVNKGFPQPIQIMQGDVNARTLSIKILDNGGEIDLTGHSLKLTYQYTNSSNSGFVMIPPENLTKGEFILVIPTEMTETGVIEANLILLNEDKEQVIVSKNLTFISDNSTVTDLAQEVNNKIDDFTKLLLENMPQVMRSELNDLHAQTESNKSNIELKANQTDLNNLQADVSRQGIAISTKAEQSDLLITNQNVTTAQETAKQAEREAK